In Ciconia boyciana chromosome 3, ASM3463844v1, whole genome shotgun sequence, a genomic segment contains:
- the LOC140649886 gene encoding pantetheinase-like gives MLMDKNMAILEVAIKEAARQGAHIIVTPEDGIYGWVFTRETIYPYLEDIPDPQVDWIPCADPGRFAPSPVLERLSCLARNSSIYVVANMGDKKPCNSSDPRCPSDGHYQYNTNVVFDSEGKLVARYHKYNLFVTEKQFNYPKDPEFVTFNTSFGYFGIFTCADILYHDPAVVLASRFQVDTILFPTAWGNTLPLLSAVQFHSAWATGMGVNFLSANTRNSTLDMSGSGIYAPDGPRAYYYNTETENGHLLVTELSSRPRLSPDYPAAVNWKLYASSIEQLPSNHHYFSGVVYHDLFSFMELTEPEGNRAICQQDLCCHLSYKMAEKRKDEIYVLGAFDGLHVVEGEYYLQICTLLKCKSTDLNTCGQPVETAQTKFEMFSLSGTFGTNYVFPEVLYSGVQLAPGEFEVLNDGRLISRTSTSKPVLSVTLFGRWYEKDPPRTQQASP, from the exons ATGCTCATGGACAAAAATATGGCTATTTTGGAAGTGGCCATCAAAGAAGCAGCCAGACAG GGTGCCCATATCATTGTAACTCCTGAAGATGGCATTTACGGCTGGGTCTTCACAAGGGAAACAATATACCCTTATCTTGAGGATATCCCAGACCCACAGGTGGACTGGATTCCGTGTGCTGATCCTGGAAG GTTTGCTCCCTCACCGGTGCTGGAAAGACTGAGCTGTTTGGCAAGGAATAGCTCCATCTATGTGGTTGCAAATATGGGAGACAAGAAGCCCTGTAATTCCAGTGATCCAAGGTGCCCAAGTGATGGTCACTATCAGTACAATACCAACGTTGTCTTTGACTCAGAAGGGAAACTGGTGGCTCGTTATCACAAG TACAACCTTTTTGTGACAGAGAAACAGTTTAATTACCCCAAGGATCCAGAATTTGTTACTTTCAATACATCCTTTGGCTACTTTGGCATTTTCACTTGTGCAGACATACTCTATCATGACCCAGCTGTGGTCTTGGCAAGCAGATTCCAGGTTGACACCATTCTGTTCCCAACCGCTTGGGGTAACACACTCCCACTGTTGTCGGCAGTCCAGTTTCACTCAGCATGGGCTACGGGAATGGGCGTCAACTTTCTTTCAGCAAATACGCGCAACTCCACTTTAGATATGTCAG GGAGTGGTATTTATGCCCCAGACGGTCCAAGAGCATATTATTATAATACAGAAACGGAAAATGGTCACCTTTTGGTGACAGAACTGAGTTCACGCCCACGTCTGTCTCCTGACTATCCTGCTGCTGTTAACTGGAAATTGTATGCCAGCAGTATTGAACAGCTTCCATCAAACCATCACTATTTCAGCGGGGTTGTTTACCATGATCTCTTCTCCTTCATGGAGCTCACTGAACCCGAGGGAAATCGTGCCATTTGCCAGCAGGACCTCTGTTGCCATCTGAGTTACAAGATGGCAGAGAAGCGGAAAGATGAAATTTATGTTCTGGGTGCCTTTGATGGGCTACATGTTGTTGAAGGAGAGTATTATTTGCAG ATATGCACGCTGCTCAAGTGCAAGAGCACAGACCTGAACACCTGCGGGCAGCCGGTGGAGACTGCGCAGACCAAGTTTGAGATGTTCTCCCTCAGCGGCACCTTTGGCACTAACTACGTCTTTCCAGAAGTCTTGTACAGCGGGGTGCAGCTGGCCCCCGGGGAGTTCGAG GTGCTAAATGATGGACGTCTGATAAGTCGGACTAGTACATCGAAGCCAGTTTTGAGTGTAACACTCTTTGGGAGGTGGTACGAAAAGGACCCTCCACGCACACAGCAAGCTTCACCATGA
- the LOC140649135 gene encoding pantetheinase-like — MLPSQPLLHAAVFALTVLQALASNTFIAAVYEHAIILPDATDKPVSPDDALALMNKNMDVLEGAIKEAAQQGAHIIVTPEDGIYGWLFTRETIYPYLEDIPDPAVNWIPCTDPTRFSPAPVQERLSCMARNNSIYVVANMGDKKPCNSSDPGCPSDGRYQYNTDVVFDPEGKLVARYHKYNLFMSETQFNYPKEPEAVTFETPFGKFGIFTCFDILFWEPAVVLVRELQVDTVLFPTAWMNVLPFLTAVEFHSAWAMGMGVNFLAANTHYTSISMTGSGIYAPDRARTYYYHMKTEDGRLLIAELDSHPRLSPASPPAVNWSSYASSVGRFSPNDHDFRGLIFHDWFTFTELTKPEGNVTVGQKDLCCHLSYKMAGKREDEVYVLGAFDGLHVVEGQYYLQICTLLKCKSTDLNTCGQPVETAQTKFEMFSLSGTFGTNYVFPEVLYSGVQLAPGEFEVLNDGRLISKTRPTKPVVTVTLFGRWYEKDHLKPDPQPPAFP; from the exons AtgctcccttcccagcctctcctgcacGCTGCGGTGTTTGCACTCACAGTCCTTCAGGCCCTTGCCTCCAACACCTTCATTGCAGCCGTCTACGAGCATGCCATCATCCTGCCAGATGCCACTGACAAGCCCGTTTCTCCCGACGATGCTTTGGCCCTGATGAACAAAAACATGGATGTCTTGGAAGGGGCCATCAAGGAAGCTGCCCAGCAG GGCGCCCACATCATTGTGACTCCTGAAGATGGCATTTACGGCTGGCTTTTCACAAGAGAAACCATCTACCCCTACCTGGAGGATATCCCTGATCCGGCAGTGAACTGGATTCCCTGCACCGACCCCACAAG attttctcctgctccagtgcaggagCGACTCAGCTGCATGGCCAGGAATAACTCCATCTATGTGGTTGCAAACATGGGGGACAAGAAGCCGTGTAACTCCAGCGATCCCGGCTGCCCCAGCGATGGTCGCTATCAGTACAACACCGATGTCGTCTTTGACCCGGAGGGGAAACTGGTGGCTCGTTACCACAAG TATAATCTCTTTATGTCAGAAACTCAGTTTAATTACCCTAAAGAGCCAGAAGCCGTCACCTTTGAGACCCCCTTTGGGAAGTTTGGCATTTTCACGTGCTTCGACATCCTTTTCTGGGAGCCTGCCGTGGTCCTGGTGCGCGAGCTGCAGGTGGACACTGTGCTCTTCCCGACGGCTTGGATGAACGTCCTGCCGTTTCTGACCGCGGTGGAGTTTCACTCTGCCTGGGCTATGGGCATGGGTGTCAACTTCCTAGCTGCCAATACACACTATACCAGCATATCTATGACAG GGAGTGGTATTTATGCACCAGACAGAGCCAGAACATACTACTACCATATGAAAACTGAGGATGGTCGCCTCCTCATTGCTGAACTAGATTCACACCCTCGcctttctcctgcctccccGCCTGCTGTCAACTGGAGCTCATATGCTTCGAGTGTCGGAAGATTCTCACCGAATGACCATGATTTCAGAGGACTCATCTTCCATGACTGGTTCACTTTCACTGAGCTCACTAAGCCTGAGGGGAATGTCACTGTTGGCCAGAAGGACCTCTGCTGTCACTTGAGCTACAAGATGGCAGGGAAACGAGAAGATGAAGTTTATGTGCTAGGTGCTTTCGATGGGCTTCATGTTGTTGAAGGACAATACTATCTGCAG ATATGCACACTGCTCAAGTGCAAGAGCACAGACCTGAACACCTGCGGGCAGCCGGTGGAGACTGCGCAGACCAAGTTTGAGATGTTCTCCCTCAGCGGCACCTTTGGCACTAACTACGTCTTTCCAGAAGTCTTGTACAGCGGGGTGCAGCTGGCCCCCGGGGAGTTCGAG GTATTGAATGATGGGCGTTTGATAAGTAAGACAAGACCAACAAAACCAGTCGTCACTGTGACGCTTTTTGGACGGTGGTATGAAAAGGATCACCTGAAACCAGACCCACAACCACCAGCCTTCCCATGA
- the LOC140649134 gene encoding pantetheine hydrolase VNN2-like, whose amino-acid sequence MLPSQPLLHAAVFALAVLQALASNTFIAAVYEHAVILPDATDKPVSPDDALALMNKNMDVLEGAIKEAAQQGAHIIVTPEDGIYGWLFTRETIYPYLEDIPDPAVNWIPCTDPTRFAPAPVQERLSCMARNNSIYVVANMGDKKPCNSSDPSCPSDGRYQYNTDVVFDPEGKLVARYHKYNLFRRETQFNYPKEPEAVTFETPFGKFGIFTCFDILFWEPAVVLVRELQVDTVLFPTAWMNVLPFLTAVEFHSAWAMGMGVNLLSANTHKISLAMTGSGLFTPEGPAAYHYDSETEEGCLLLAELSARPRLSPTYPPAVNWSSFATSIRKFPVEKDTFLGAVRRDIFTFSELRRKAGNYTVCQGDLCCHLIYRMANKSEDEVYVLGAFDGLHGSLIKYHWQICTLLKCKSTDLNTCGQPVETAQTKFEMFSLSGTFGTNYVFPEVLYSGVQLAPGEFEVLHDGHLKSKHGTSKPLLTATLFGRLYEKDLPHPLRTSP is encoded by the exons AtgctcccttcccagcctctcctgcacGCTGCGGTGTTTGCACTCGCAGTCCTTCAGGCCCTTGCCTCCAACACCTTCATTGCAGCCGTCTACGAGCATGCCGTCATCCTGCCAGATGCCACTGACAAGCCCGTTTCTCCCGACGATGCTTTGGCCCTGATGAACAAAAACATGGATGTCTTGGAAGGGGCCATCAAGGAAGCTGCCCAGCAG GGCGCCCACATCATTGTGACTCCTGAAGATGGCATTTACGGCTGGCTTTTCACAAGAGAAACCATCTACCCCTACCTGGAGGATATCCCTGATCCGGCAGTGAACTGGATTCCCTGCACCGACCCCACAAG ATTTGCTCCAGCACCAGTGCAGGAACGACTCAGCTGCATGGCCAGGAATAACTCCATCTACGTGGTTGCAAACATGGGGGACAAGAAGCCGTGTAACTCCAGCGATCCCAGCTGCCCCAGCGATGGTCGCTATCAGTACAACACCGATGTCGTCTTTGACCCGGAGGGGAAACTGGTGGCTCGTTACCACAAG TACAACCTCTTTAGAAGAGAAACTCAGTTTAATTACCCTAAAGAGCCAGAAGCCGTCACCTTTGAGACCCCCTTTGGGAAGTTTGGCATTTTCACGTGCTTCGACATCCTTTTCTGGGAGCCTGCCGTGGTCCTGGTGCGCGAGTTGCAGGTGGACACTGTGCTCTTCCCGACGGCTTGGATGAACGTCCTGCCGTTTCTGACCGCGGTGGAGTTTCACTCTGCCTGGGCTATGGGCATGGGTGTGAATTTGCTTTCAGCAAATACTCACAAAATCAGCTTGGCAATGACAG GCAGTGGGCTGTTCACGCCGGAGGGACCTGCCGCCTACCACTACGACAGTGAGACTGAGGAGGGATGTCTGCTGCTAGCAGAGCTGAGCGCGCGCCCCCGTCTTTCTCCCACTTACCCCCCCGCTGTCAACTGGAGCTCCTTTGCCACAAGCATCAGGAAATTTCCAGTcgaaaaagacacttttttggGAGCTGTCCGGCGGGATATATTCACTTTCAGTGAACTCAGGCGCAAAGCTGGAAATTATACGGTTTGCCAAGGAGACCTCTGCTGTCATTTGATCTATCGGATGGCAAACAAGAGCGAAGATGAAGTTTATGTCCTGGGTGCATTTGACGGGCTTCACGGTTCTCTCATAAAATACCATTGGCAG ATATGCACGCTGCTCAAGTGCAAGAGCACAGACCTGAACACCTGCGGGCAGCCGGTGGAGACTGCGCAGACCAAGTTTGAGATGTTCTCCCTCAGCGGCACCTTTGGCACTAACTACGTCTTTCCAGAAGTCTTGTACAGCGGGGTGCAGCTGGCCCCCGGGGAGTTCGAG GTGCTACATGATGGACATTTGAAAAGTAAGCATGGCACATCGAAACCGCTCCTAACAGCGACGCTTTTTGGAAGGCTTTATGAAAAGGACCTGCCGCATCCTCTGCGAACCTCCCCATAA